The DNA window CGACAGGAGCTAGTCGTTGAGCGCCTCATGCACGTTGCCGACCATCTCCGGTCCCGGACGCAGGGTCTTGTCGCCCTCGTCCTTCCACTTGGAGGGGCAGCCCTCGTCGGTCTTCTTGGCCAGGTAGAGGTTGGCCTTGAACTTCCGCATGAGCTCGTCGATGTTGCGGCCCATGTTGTAGAAATTGACCTCGGAATTGAAGAGGGTGCCGTCGGGCGCGATGACGAAGGTGCCGCGCAGCGCGAGACCGGAGCCCGCGTCGTACACGCCGAACATCTTCGAGAGGTTGCCGGTCGGATCCGCCCCCATCAGGTAGGTGACGGCCGCCAGTTCCTTCTCTTCGCGCTTCCAGGCCAGGTGGGAGAATTCGGTGTCGGTGGACACGGTGATGAGCGTGGCGCCCATCTTCGCGAAGCGATCCTGCTGCTCTGCCAGAGCAGCGAATTCGGTCGCTCAGACGAAGGTGAAGTCGGCGGGATAGAAGAAGAGGATGGTCCAGCGGCCGTTCTTCTTCTGCT is part of the bacterium genome and encodes:
- a CDS encoding peroxiredoxin, yielding MENTEVKVGMQVPDFTLTCYDPKAHDFTKVTLAEQKKNGRWTILFFYPADFTFVUATEFAALAEQQDRFAKMGATLITVSTDTEFSHLAWKREEKELAAVTYLMGADPTGNLSKMFGVYDAGSGLALRGTFVIAPDGTLFNSEVNFYNMGRNIDELMRKFKANLYLAKKTDEGCPSKWKDEGDKTLRPGPEMVGNVHEALND